The Solibacillus daqui genome has a segment encoding these proteins:
- a CDS encoding response regulator transcription factor, whose protein sequence is MTTILIVEDEQQIARVLQLELSFEGYETIVKHTGTDGLLAFHDQPVDLILLDVMLPGMNGLDVLKRIRKHNETIPIILLTAKSEIQDKVNGLDYGANDYVTKPFEFEELLARIRVALRFTTKTVPKQEQALEFEDITLNEQTREVWRAGHLVELTVREFDLLAHFMKHPKLVQSREQILNAVWGYDYFGDTNVVDVYIRYLRQKLDQPFQLPSLLCTVRGVGYVLKEAAHEA, encoded by the coding sequence ATGACGACTATATTAATCGTTGAAGATGAACAACAAATCGCGCGTGTGCTCCAACTTGAGTTATCATTTGAAGGCTATGAAACAATCGTGAAGCACACTGGAACAGACGGACTACTCGCATTTCATGATCAACCTGTCGATTTGATTTTACTCGATGTGATGCTTCCCGGAATGAATGGTTTAGACGTTTTGAAGCGAATTCGTAAACATAATGAAACAATCCCTATCATTTTATTAACGGCAAAAAGTGAAATCCAAGATAAAGTAAATGGGCTCGATTACGGAGCTAATGATTATGTGACTAAGCCCTTTGAATTTGAAGAACTGCTTGCTCGAATTCGTGTAGCGCTGCGTTTTACTACTAAAACAGTACCTAAACAGGAGCAAGCTTTAGAATTTGAGGATATTACATTAAATGAGCAAACACGTGAAGTATGGCGTGCTGGTCATTTAGTTGAGCTTACGGTTCGCGAATTTGATTTACTTGCACATTTTATGAAGCATCCAAAGCTTGTGCAGTCACGTGAACAAATTTTAAATGCAGTATGGGGCTATGATTATTTTGGCGATACGAATGTCGTCGATGTCTATATTCGCTATTTGCGCCAAAAGCTTGACCAACCATTTCAGCTTCCGTCACTTCTGTGTACAGTGCGCGGTGTTGGCTATGTATTAAAGGAAGCGGCTCATGAAGCTTAA
- a CDS encoding sensor histidine kinase yields the protein MKLNTKINIVSISLTMVILISSFSGIYFLYEHFAITTEAEHLQTRALELTTAISALEQTEGIDMVFRAYIPTDGAIIVQDANDKTLIRLQTTAEKIDVATQKNELYTVKSVGNIPYIAISTPMIWPDEQIVEAKFIQPLPTITENLNRLFIILLLMTLLALVPIFLASQLLVRLIVKPVTKLTTTMERNIQQSSFEQLAVNQRSKDEIMQMTSTYNTLMAQLEDLHDKQQQFIGNASHELKTPLTVIESYAKLLKRRGTENVEVTDEALHAIIQESANMKHLIEQMLTLAKSAETTKITVSNFELSSFLHAIATNVQTAYHREIHVKAPNVDVMTDESMLKQLLFIFIDNARKYSDGFIELQAFVDEYLHIEIRDNGIGIPKQDLPHIFNRFYRVNKDRNRKTGGVGIGLSIAQELALRLHATINVKSELGQGTIIQITLPLHGGNPHES from the coding sequence ATGAAGCTTAATACAAAAATCAACATCGTCTCGATTTCCTTAACTATGGTTATATTAATTAGCAGTTTTTCCGGCATTTATTTTTTATACGAACATTTTGCAATTACAACAGAAGCGGAGCATTTACAAACACGCGCGTTGGAGCTTACAACAGCTATTAGTGCACTAGAACAAACTGAAGGTATTGATATGGTATTTCGTGCTTATATTCCAACAGATGGAGCCATTATCGTACAAGATGCTAACGATAAAACGTTAATTCGTTTACAAACAACAGCCGAAAAAATTGATGTAGCAACACAAAAAAACGAGCTATACACAGTCAAATCAGTCGGCAACATTCCATACATTGCAATTAGCACACCCATGATTTGGCCAGATGAGCAAATTGTCGAAGCAAAATTCATTCAACCGTTACCGACGATTACCGAAAATTTAAATCGCTTATTCATTATTTTATTATTAATGACCTTACTCGCCCTTGTACCAATCTTTTTAGCAAGCCAATTGCTCGTTCGATTAATCGTCAAACCCGTTACAAAGCTAACAACAACGATGGAGCGAAATATCCAGCAGTCTAGCTTCGAGCAGTTAGCAGTAAACCAACGCTCAAAGGATGAAATTATGCAGATGACTTCAACGTACAATACATTAATGGCACAGCTTGAAGATTTACATGACAAGCAGCAGCAATTTATCGGCAATGCGTCACATGAATTAAAAACACCTTTAACAGTAATTGAAAGCTACGCTAAGTTATTAAAACGACGCGGAACCGAAAATGTAGAAGTTACAGATGAAGCGCTACATGCAATTATTCAGGAAAGCGCTAATATGAAGCACTTAATTGAACAAATGCTCACACTTGCAAAGTCAGCAGAAACGACAAAAATAACTGTTAGTAACTTCGAGCTTTCATCGTTTTTACATGCCATCGCTACAAATGTACAAACCGCCTATCACCGAGAGATTCATGTGAAGGCACCAAATGTTGATGTCATGACTGATGAATCAATGCTAAAGCAATTACTTTTTATATTTATTGATAATGCAAGAAAATATAGTGATGGTTTCATTGAATTACAAGCTTTTGTAGATGAGTATTTACACATTGAAATTCGAGACAACGGAATCGGTATTCCAAAGCAAGATTTACCACATATCTTTAACCGCTTTTACCGCGTTAATAAAGATCGGAATCGAAAAACAGGCGGTGTTGGTATTGGATTATCGATTGCACAAGAATTAGCGCTTCGCCTACATGCCACTATTAACGTAAAAAGTGAACTCGGTCAAGGAACAATTATTCAAATTACACTTCCGCTGCATGGAGGTAATCCGCATGAATCGTAA
- a CDS encoding PepSY domain-containing protein produces the protein MNRKRALLIVTIIILTMFVVLAVKQLTTPKQLTIAEITKQVEQSYNAEIVSIVEKSNEFVTSFKKDGSIFEVSVNNETGQFSMLTIIQQNSTPPTENTTEEQPSQPQTPTILTEQQVIEIALNEISGEIDSADFENTTDGGYYFVEMEQGNQEITIQIHAITGKILSIQYDD, from the coding sequence ATGAATCGTAAACGTGCTTTACTTATTGTTACTATAATTATTTTAACGATGTTTGTCGTCCTTGCCGTAAAGCAATTAACGACCCCCAAACAATTGACTATTGCCGAAATAACGAAGCAAGTTGAACAAAGCTATAATGCAGAAATAGTATCGATTGTTGAAAAGTCAAATGAATTCGTAACGTCATTTAAAAAGGACGGTTCTATTTTTGAAGTCTCCGTAAACAATGAAACTGGTCAATTTTCAATGTTAACGATCATCCAACAAAACAGTACACCACCTACCGAAAATACAACCGAGGAACAGCCTAGTCAACCACAAACGCCAACAATTCTTACAGAGCAACAAGTGATCGAGATTGCACTAAACGAAATTTCTGGTGAAATCGATTCGGCTGATTTTGAGAATACAACCGATGGTGGATACTATTTTGTAGAGATGGAGCAAGGCAATCAAGAAATAACGATCCAAATTCATGCCATTACCGGAAAAATCTTATCGATTCAATATGATGATTAA
- a CDS encoding PepSY domain-containing protein, protein MKKKLVVIPALLVAIGGGALLAQSDYFEAASVNPKVTAGEAKKIALKEFKGDIINFDFDYDDGQPHYEIDIVKDSEKAELEVDAMSGAVRITEREAISQSTKQKTSSITPKTTNTVTISEQQAQEIALAQANGTITEIELDDDDDHGFVYEIEIRNGKMEYDFKIDATTGAIVEYKEDLED, encoded by the coding sequence ATGAAGAAAAAATTAGTTGTCATTCCTGCATTATTAGTAGCAATCGGCGGAGGTGCATTGCTTGCACAAAGCGATTACTTCGAGGCAGCTTCAGTAAATCCAAAAGTAACAGCTGGCGAGGCAAAGAAAATTGCGTTGAAGGAATTTAAAGGCGATATCATAAACTTTGACTTTGATTATGATGATGGTCAACCACATTATGAAATCGATATTGTAAAGGATAGTGAAAAAGCGGAATTAGAAGTGGACGCTATGAGTGGTGCGGTGAGAATTACAGAACGAGAAGCAATTTCACAAAGTACAAAACAAAAGACTTCATCTATTACACCGAAAACTACAAATACAGTAACAATTTCGGAGCAACAAGCGCAAGAAATCGCATTAGCACAAGCCAATGGTACAATAACAGAAATTGAATTAGATGACGATGATGACCATGGCTTTGTTTACGAAATCGAAATCCGCAACGGCAAAATGGAATATGATTTCAAAATTGATGCTACTACTGGCGCCATTGTTGAATACAAAGAGGATTTAGAAGACTAA
- a CDS encoding cAMP-binding protein, whose translation MNVKNINRLFVLIGIIILVIAGRYVITSQEVVEMPTVQVVTQTEVIPSVAGSYCWHSAGGGKCVDTAAPHELFEGEQLPYVKVAPNEIIEFQYSQKPTSISIQQWVQDFDYKEISTTIRFTAPSEKGTYIISGLARFNNGDRTDSIAIEVK comes from the coding sequence ATGAATGTAAAAAATATCAATCGTTTATTCGTACTGATAGGTATCATTATTTTAGTGATTGCCGGGCGCTACGTTATTACGAGCCAAGAGGTAGTCGAAATGCCCACTGTACAGGTCGTTACGCAAACGGAAGTTATCCCATCAGTTGCTGGGAGCTATTGCTGGCATTCCGCAGGTGGAGGAAAATGCGTAGATACAGCCGCGCCACACGAATTGTTTGAAGGTGAGCAGCTTCCTTACGTAAAAGTAGCACCAAACGAAATAATTGAATTTCAATATAGCCAAAAACCAACAAGTATCTCCATCCAACAATGGGTTCAAGACTTTGATTACAAGGAAATTTCCACTACTATACGATTTACTGCCCCATCTGAGAAAGGGACGTACATCATTTCTGGACTGGCCCGCTTTAATAATGGTGACAGAACAGATTCGATTGCGATTGAAGTAAAATAG